A part of Streptomyces sp. DSM 40750 genomic DNA contains:
- a CDS encoding right-handed parallel beta-helix repeat-containing protein, which translates to MTKWHIAHLACIAAVIGAGLGAAPPAVAHPQTHVVSPGESIQKAVDTARPGDTVRLTSGTFHESVTVSTPGLTLRGTGRGTVIRPAAKKAADSCAGSGNGICVVGTKDRNVEGVTVARLTVTGFAGSGVFAQSTDGLTVRHVTAVKNGVWGIAQERSVRGVFRHNAARDNGDAGLFLANTIKAEEGAADTGGTVVAHNRLEGNRIGLTVRRLRNLTVADNHLTGNCAGVFVVGDENKPRAGALTVSDNHIERNNKSCPKTARLDALQGTGIVLTGTEDTLVTRNRITENAGNSPLSGGIVVWKSFVGTTSERNRITDNVLEGNAPADIVNTDTAGQGNTFQGNSCAASVPAGLC; encoded by the coding sequence ATGACGAAATGGCATATTGCCCATCTGGCGTGTATCGCGGCGGTCATCGGGGCGGGGCTCGGGGCCGCCCCGCCGGCTGTCGCCCACCCGCAGACCCACGTGGTCTCTCCGGGGGAGTCGATCCAGAAAGCGGTGGACACCGCCCGACCGGGAGACACCGTTCGACTGACCTCCGGCACGTTCCACGAGAGCGTCACGGTGAGCACGCCCGGGCTCACCCTGCGCGGCACGGGCCGCGGCACCGTGATCCGACCGGCCGCGAAGAAGGCCGCCGACAGCTGTGCCGGGAGCGGCAACGGCATCTGTGTGGTCGGGACGAAGGACCGGAACGTCGAGGGCGTCACCGTCGCCCGCCTGACCGTGACCGGCTTCGCCGGGTCCGGAGTGTTCGCCCAGTCGACCGACGGACTGACCGTGCGGCACGTGACCGCGGTGAAGAACGGGGTGTGGGGCATCGCCCAGGAGCGTTCCGTGCGCGGTGTCTTCCGGCACAACGCCGCCCGGGACAACGGCGACGCCGGCCTCTTCCTCGCCAACACGATCAAGGCCGAGGAAGGCGCCGCGGACACCGGGGGAACGGTCGTCGCGCACAACCGCCTGGAGGGCAACCGGATCGGCCTCACCGTCCGTCGCCTGCGGAACCTCACCGTCGCGGACAACCACCTCACCGGCAACTGCGCGGGCGTCTTCGTCGTGGGCGACGAGAACAAGCCGAGGGCCGGCGCGCTGACCGTGAGCGACAACCACATCGAGCGGAACAACAAGTCCTGCCCGAAGACCGCGCGGCTGGACGCGCTGCAGGGCACCGGCATCGTCCTGACCGGCACCGAGGACACTCTGGTGACGCGGAACCGGATCACGGAGAACGCCGGTAACTCCCCGCTGTCGGGCGGCATCGTCGTATGGAAGAGCTTCGTGGGCACCACCAGCGAGCGGAACCGGATCACCGACAACGTGCTGGAGGGCAACGCCCCGGCGGACATCGTCAACACGGACACCGCCGGCCAGGGAAACACCTTCCAGGGCAACTCCTGCGCGGCGTCCGTGCCCGCGGGACTGTGCTGA
- a CDS encoding methyltransferase, protein MTTARTAHTAEAPQAVPASQAVPAPMRFRELVFGAACAAALRAAARLGVADALGDTPLAVEELAAAVKTEPKPLRRLLRALSCYGVFAERPDGTFTHTDMSRLLREDDPHSLRAIALWCTEPWTWDAWPRLDEAVRSGRNVVEELYGKEFFVYLNEDAPESADVFNRAMTTSSVQSARDVAEFLDLSGSSSVADIGGGQGHVVASLLEKHPALHGTLLDLPRVVENADPRLRAGGVLADRTRIVPGDCRVAVPVRADVYIIKNILEWDDDSTARTLRNVIGAGGPGTRVVVIENLVDDTPSMRFSTAMDLLLLLNVGGAKHTTESMTRRLTDAGLVIDDVRPVNAYLHAFDCHVPG, encoded by the coding sequence ATGACGACCGCACGGACCGCGCACACGGCAGAGGCCCCCCAGGCCGTACCCGCGTCACAAGCCGTACCGGCGCCCATGCGGTTCAGGGAGCTCGTGTTCGGGGCGGCCTGCGCGGCCGCCCTGCGCGCGGCCGCCCGGCTGGGTGTCGCCGACGCCCTCGGTGACACCCCGCTGGCCGTGGAGGAGCTCGCGGCGGCGGTGAAGACCGAACCGAAACCGCTACGACGGCTGTTGCGGGCCCTGTCCTGCTACGGCGTCTTCGCCGAGCGGCCGGACGGGACGTTCACGCACACCGACATGTCCCGGCTGCTGCGCGAGGACGACCCGCACAGCCTGCGTGCCATCGCCCTGTGGTGCACCGAACCGTGGACCTGGGACGCGTGGCCGAGGCTGGACGAGGCGGTGCGCTCCGGCCGTAACGTCGTCGAGGAGCTGTACGGCAAGGAGTTCTTCGTCTACCTCAACGAGGACGCCCCGGAGTCGGCCGACGTCTTCAACCGCGCCATGACGACGTCCAGTGTGCAGTCCGCGCGGGACGTCGCGGAGTTCCTGGATCTGTCGGGGAGTTCGTCGGTCGCCGACATCGGCGGTGGTCAGGGGCATGTGGTGGCGAGCCTGCTGGAGAAGCATCCGGCGCTGCACGGCACCCTGCTCGATCTGCCGCGCGTGGTGGAGAACGCCGACCCGCGGCTGCGGGCGGGCGGCGTGCTCGCGGACCGGACGCGCATCGTGCCCGGTGACTGCCGCGTGGCCGTCCCGGTCCGGGCCGATGTGTACATCATCAAGAACATCCTGGAGTGGGACGACGACAGCACCGCCCGGACCCTGCGCAACGTCATCGGGGCGGGTGGTCCCGGAACGCGGGTCGTGGTCATCGAGAACCTCGTCGACGACACGCCCTCCATGCGGTTCAGCACCGCCATGGACCTGCTGCTGCTCCTCAACGTGGGAGGGGCCAAGCACACCACCGAAAGCATGACCCGCAGGCTGACGGACGCGGGGCTGGTCATCGACGACGTCCGCCCGGTCAACGCCTACCTGCACGCGTTCGACTGCCACGTGCCCGGCTGA
- a CDS encoding TcmI family type II polyketide cyclase: protein MHQTLIVARMVPDAAPDIAKIFEESDRGELPHLIGVSRRSLFQFGDVYLHLIESERDPGPAIAKAAGHPEFRDISDRLTAHVSAYDPATWRSPKDAMARRFYLWERDPAG, encoded by the coding sequence ATGCACCAGACCCTGATCGTCGCCCGGATGGTCCCGGACGCCGCCCCGGACATCGCCAAGATCTTCGAGGAGTCCGACCGGGGGGAGCTGCCGCACCTCATCGGGGTCTCCCGGCGCAGCCTCTTCCAGTTCGGCGATGTGTACCTGCACCTCATCGAGTCCGAGCGCGACCCCGGACCCGCCATCGCCAAGGCGGCCGGGCACCCCGAGTTCCGGGACATCAGCGACCGGCTGACGGCCCATGTCAGCGCGTACGACCCCGCCACCTGGCGTTCCCCGAAGGACGCGATGGCGCGGCGCTTCTATCTCTGGGAGCGCGACCCGGCCGGCTGA
- a CDS encoding SRPBCC family protein produces the protein MAGHTQNEIIIAAPVDLVWEMTNDVANWPRLFSEYATAEILSQEGNKTTFRLTMHPDENGKVWSWVSEREADRDTLSVRARRVETGPFAHMNIVWTYEKVPGGTRMVWTQDFAMKPDAPVDDDWMTGNINRNSKVQMALIRDRIEKAAAEQGAAAPGLTD, from the coding sequence ATGGCCGGCCACACGCAGAACGAGATCATCATCGCCGCGCCGGTCGACCTGGTCTGGGAGATGACCAACGACGTGGCGAACTGGCCCCGGCTGTTCAGCGAGTACGCCACCGCCGAGATCCTCTCCCAGGAGGGGAACAAGACCACGTTCCGGCTGACCATGCACCCCGACGAGAACGGCAAGGTCTGGAGCTGGGTCTCGGAACGGGAGGCGGACCGCGACACGCTCAGCGTGCGGGCCCGCCGCGTCGAGACCGGGCCGTTCGCCCACATGAACATCGTGTGGACGTACGAGAAGGTGCCCGGCGGCACCCGGATGGTGTGGACCCAGGACTTCGCGATGAAGCCGGACGCCCCGGTCGACGACGACTGGATGACGGGCAACATCAACCGGAACTCCAAGGTCCAGATGGCCCTGATCCGGGACCGCATCGAGAAGGCCGCCGCCGAGCAGGGTGCCGCCGCGCCCGGCCTGACCGACTGA
- a CDS encoding acyl carrier protein, whose product MSDRITVEELSELMKKAAGVTVPPEELQQRYDSGFDALGIDSLGLLGIVGELENRYGTPMPPDAEKSKSPRQFLELTNSALLTGA is encoded by the coding sequence ATGAGTGACCGCATCACCGTGGAAGAGCTGTCCGAACTCATGAAGAAGGCCGCCGGAGTCACCGTCCCCCCGGAGGAGCTCCAGCAGCGGTACGACTCGGGCTTCGACGCCCTCGGCATCGACTCGCTCGGTCTGCTCGGCATCGTCGGCGAGCTGGAGAACCGTTACGGCACGCCGATGCCGCCGGACGCGGAGAAGAGCAAGAGTCCCCGGCAGTTCCTCGAACTCACCAACAGCGCGCTGCTGACGGGAGCCTGA
- a CDS encoding ketosynthase chain-length factor translates to MSERRPRRAAVTGIGVVAPNGTSTETFWKSTREGISVLDRVTRDGCEHLPLRVAGEVRNFDPPSAVEERYLVQTDRFTHFAMAAADQALDDARLHRPATDAAPFSVGVVTAAGSGGGEFGQRELQQLWSKGSRFVGPYQSIAWFYAASTGQISIRRGFKGPCGVIASDEAGGLDALAHAARAVRRGTDAMVAGATEAPLAPYSVVCQLGYDELSTVEDPERAYRPFTSAACGFVPAEGGAMLVVEAEGAARERGAPVRAVLAGHAATFTGASRWERSREGLAEAIRGALREAGCAPEEIDVVFADALGVPEADRAEALAIVDALGAHGTHVPVTAPKTAIGRGYGAAPVLDVAAAVLSMEHGVIPPTPNVFDICHDLDLVTTRARAAEPRTALVLSRGLMGSNSALVLRLGADDAS, encoded by the coding sequence ATGAGCGAACGGCGTCCTCGGCGCGCGGCCGTCACCGGAATCGGCGTGGTCGCGCCCAACGGAACCAGCACCGAGACCTTCTGGAAGTCCACCAGGGAGGGCATCAGCGTCCTGGACCGGGTCACCCGCGACGGATGCGAGCACCTGCCGCTGCGGGTCGCCGGTGAGGTGCGGAACTTCGACCCGCCGTCGGCGGTCGAGGAGCGCTACCTCGTCCAGACCGACCGGTTCACGCACTTCGCGATGGCCGCGGCCGACCAGGCACTCGACGACGCCCGCCTCCACCGGCCCGCCACCGACGCCGCGCCGTTCTCCGTGGGCGTGGTCACCGCGGCCGGCTCCGGCGGCGGCGAGTTCGGGCAGCGGGAGCTGCAGCAGTTGTGGTCCAAGGGCAGCCGCTTCGTGGGGCCGTACCAGTCGATCGCCTGGTTCTACGCCGCGAGCACCGGCCAGATCTCCATCCGCCGCGGCTTCAAGGGCCCCTGCGGGGTGATCGCCTCCGACGAGGCCGGCGGCCTGGACGCCCTGGCGCACGCGGCGCGGGCCGTGCGGCGCGGCACCGACGCCATGGTGGCCGGCGCGACCGAGGCGCCGCTCGCCCCCTACTCGGTCGTCTGCCAGCTCGGCTACGACGAGCTGAGCACCGTCGAGGACCCGGAGCGCGCCTACCGCCCGTTCACCTCCGCGGCCTGCGGTTTCGTACCCGCCGAGGGCGGCGCCATGCTCGTCGTGGAGGCCGAGGGCGCGGCCCGGGAGCGGGGCGCGCCCGTACGGGCCGTCCTGGCGGGACATGCGGCGACGTTCACCGGCGCCTCCCGCTGGGAGCGGTCCCGGGAGGGGCTCGCCGAGGCGATCCGGGGCGCCCTGCGCGAGGCCGGCTGCGCCCCGGAGGAGATCGACGTGGTCTTCGCCGACGCCCTCGGCGTACCGGAGGCGGACCGCGCCGAGGCGCTGGCGATCGTGGACGCCCTGGGCGCGCACGGCACACACGTCCCCGTGACGGCGCCGAAGACCGCCATCGGCCGGGGCTACGGCGCGGCCCCCGTCCTGGACGTCGCCGCGGCGGTGCTGTCGATGGAGCACGGCGTGATCCCGCCCACCCCCAACGTCTTCGACATCTGCCACGACCTCGACCTCGTCACCACCCGCGCCCGCGCCGCCGAACCGCGCACGGCGCTGGTCCTCAGCCGAGGACTCATGGGGTCGAACTCGGCGCTGGTGCTACGGCTCGGCGCCGACGACGCCTCGTAG
- a CDS encoding beta-ketoacyl-[acyl-carrier-protein] synthase family protein, whose translation MTRRVAVTGIGIVAPGGIGVPAFWDLLAGGRTATRGITFFDPSGLRSRIAAECDFDPAAHGLDAEQIARCDRYIQFALVAGEEAIRDSGLDLATENPWRVGVSLGTAVGGTTRLEHDYVLVSGHGQRWDVNHREAGPHLHRAFAPSTLASTVAERFEARGPVQTVSTGCTSGLDAVGYAFHTIEEGRADICIAGASDSPISPITMACFDAIKATSPNNDDPAHASRPFDADRNGFVMGEGGAVLVLEELDRARARGAHVYCELSGYATFGNAYHMTGLTTEGLEMARAIEDALDQARLDPTAIDYVNAHGSGTQQNDRHETAAVKRVLGAHAYDTPMSSIKSMVGHSLGAIGAIEVVACALALAHQVVPPTANYETPDPECDLDYVPRVARERRLNNVLSVGSGFGGFQSAVIMTLPREKTR comes from the coding sequence ATGACCAGGCGCGTGGCGGTCACCGGCATAGGCATCGTCGCTCCGGGCGGCATCGGCGTCCCGGCGTTCTGGGACCTCCTGGCAGGCGGTCGTACGGCGACACGCGGCATCACCTTCTTCGACCCGTCCGGGCTGCGGTCGCGGATCGCCGCCGAGTGCGACTTCGACCCGGCGGCCCACGGCCTGGACGCGGAGCAGATCGCCCGGTGCGACCGGTACATCCAGTTCGCCCTGGTCGCCGGGGAGGAGGCGATACGGGACTCCGGGCTCGACCTCGCCACGGAGAACCCCTGGCGGGTCGGGGTCTCCCTGGGCACCGCGGTCGGCGGGACCACCCGGCTGGAGCACGACTACGTCCTGGTCAGCGGCCACGGGCAGCGCTGGGACGTGAACCACCGGGAGGCGGGCCCGCATCTGCACCGGGCGTTCGCGCCCAGCACCCTCGCCTCGACGGTGGCGGAGCGGTTCGAGGCCCGCGGGCCGGTGCAGACCGTCTCCACCGGCTGCACCTCGGGCCTCGACGCGGTCGGGTACGCCTTCCACACGATCGAGGAGGGCCGGGCCGACATCTGCATAGCCGGGGCGTCGGACTCGCCGATCTCACCGATCACCATGGCCTGCTTCGACGCGATCAAAGCCACGTCCCCCAACAACGACGACCCCGCCCACGCCTCCCGCCCCTTCGACGCGGACCGCAACGGGTTCGTCATGGGCGAGGGCGGCGCCGTACTCGTCCTGGAGGAGCTGGACCGCGCCCGGGCCCGCGGCGCCCATGTGTACTGCGAACTCAGCGGCTACGCCACCTTCGGCAACGCCTACCACATGACCGGTCTGACCACCGAGGGCCTGGAGATGGCCCGGGCCATCGAGGACGCCCTCGACCAGGCCCGGCTCGACCCCACCGCGATCGACTACGTCAACGCGCACGGCTCGGGCACCCAGCAGAACGACCGGCACGAGACGGCCGCCGTCAAACGGGTCCTGGGCGCACACGCCTACGACACGCCCATGAGTTCCATCAAGTCCATGGTGGGCCACTCCCTCGGCGCGATCGGCGCCATCGAGGTCGTCGCCTGCGCGCTGGCCCTGGCCCACCAGGTCGTCCCGCCCACCGCGAACTACGAGACCCCGGACCCCGAGTGCGATCTGGACTACGTCCCGCGCGTCGCCCGTGAGCGACGGCTGAACAACGTGCTCTCCGTGGGCAGCGGGTTCGGCGGCTTCCAGTCCGCGGTGATCATGACCCTGCCGAGGGAGAAGACACGATGA
- a CDS encoding cupin domain-containing protein, translating into MIKRHPGIVDVSEVEPNTRRGGDLRAMLTPTTVGSTSGFMGVAIVPPGDRIAEHYHPYSEEFIYVICGQLEVDLDGESHELRPEQGLLIPTHVRHRFRNVGKVEARMVFHLGPLAPSPPLGHVDTEDGGHAGAPIPAEAAHAGAGRAAERPQVRS; encoded by the coding sequence GTGATCAAACGCCATCCCGGAATCGTGGATGTCAGCGAGGTCGAGCCCAACACTCGGCGCGGCGGCGACCTGCGCGCCATGCTCACCCCCACCACAGTCGGCTCCACCAGCGGTTTCATGGGCGTCGCCATCGTGCCGCCCGGCGACCGCATCGCCGAGCACTACCACCCGTACTCCGAGGAGTTCATCTACGTCATCTGCGGGCAGCTGGAGGTGGACCTGGACGGCGAGTCCCACGAGCTGCGGCCCGAGCAGGGGCTCCTGATCCCCACCCATGTGCGGCACCGCTTCCGCAACGTCGGCAAGGTGGAGGCCCGCATGGTCTTCCACCTCGGCCCGCTGGCCCCGAGCCCGCCGCTCGGCCACGTCGACACCGAGGACGGCGGCCACGCCGGAGCGCCGATCCCGGCGGAGGCCGCCCACGCGGGTGCGGGGCGGGCGGCCGAGCGACCTCAGGTCCGCTCATGA
- a CDS encoding SchA/CurD-like domain-containing protein codes for MTTTSERLSEQLTHQASQRVSQSVFDGSRLRVVLLVDVYDGAQQQFLEAYEQLCNQVASVPGHVSDQLCQSIENPSQWLITSEWESAPPFLTWVNSEEHVRMVEPLHSCVRDTRSLRFHIVRETGGPAVGAEPGKRRLQTSPRIGDGLIRHALTFTVKPGSEETVAKILAGYASPEPKVDDTTRLCRTSLFMHGNRVVRAIEVRGDLLAALRHVARQPEVRAVEEAINPYLEQDRDLDDPESARIFFTRAALPAVHHVTAGQESPDAVRHALYYPAREGRGLRLAELLARQDEAAADEPRGPVLRSTIFQRDDVVVRLVDVRGGLDADPGPVLGLTDRGRAAELTSLLDGAALGMDGSALKECAPARLLTVARMDLVTDRRAPDA; via the coding sequence ATGACCACCACATCTGAACGTCTTTCGGAACAGCTGACGCACCAGGCGTCGCAGCGTGTCTCCCAGTCCGTGTTCGACGGCTCCAGGCTCCGTGTCGTCCTCCTGGTGGACGTCTACGACGGCGCCCAGCAGCAGTTCCTGGAGGCGTACGAGCAGCTGTGCAACCAGGTCGCGTCCGTCCCGGGGCATGTCAGCGACCAGCTGTGCCAGTCCATCGAGAACCCCTCCCAATGGCTCATCACCAGTGAGTGGGAGAGCGCCCCGCCCTTCCTCACCTGGGTGAACAGCGAGGAACACGTACGGATGGTGGAGCCGCTGCACAGCTGCGTCCGGGACACCCGGTCGCTGCGCTTCCACATCGTCCGCGAGACCGGCGGCCCGGCGGTGGGCGCCGAGCCCGGGAAGCGCCGGCTCCAGACGTCGCCCAGAATCGGCGACGGCCTGATCCGGCACGCGCTCACCTTCACGGTCAAGCCGGGCAGCGAGGAGACCGTCGCCAAGATCCTGGCGGGCTACGCCTCCCCCGAGCCGAAGGTCGACGACACCACCCGGCTGTGCCGCACCTCCCTGTTCATGCACGGCAACCGGGTGGTCCGGGCCATCGAGGTACGGGGCGACCTGCTCGCCGCGCTGCGCCATGTCGCCAGGCAGCCCGAGGTACGGGCCGTCGAGGAGGCCATCAACCCCTATCTGGAGCAGGACCGGGATCTCGACGATCCCGAGTCCGCCCGGATCTTCTTCACCCGCGCGGCGCTGCCCGCCGTGCACCATGTGACGGCCGGCCAGGAGAGCCCGGACGCCGTGCGGCACGCGTTGTACTACCCCGCCCGTGAGGGCCGGGGTCTGCGGCTGGCCGAGCTGCTCGCCCGGCAGGACGAGGCGGCGGCGGACGAGCCGCGGGGACCGGTGCTGCGCAGCACGATCTTCCAGCGCGACGACGTCGTGGTGCGGCTGGTCGACGTACGCGGCGGGCTCGACGCCGACCCCGGGCCCGTACTCGGTCTCACGGACCGCGGCCGGGCGGCCGAGCTGACGTCGCTCCTCGACGGCGCAGCCCTCGGGATGGACGGTTCGGCGCTGAAGGAGTGCGCCCCCGCTCGTCTGCTGACGGTCGCCCGGATGGACCTCGTCACCGACCGCCGCGCGCCCGACGCCTGA
- a CDS encoding sugar ABC transporter permease produces the protein MAVRWKWRGRGRGSRARATDNAPDAGRRPHRHRWYTGRPRAYADAARRRLHEGDLGPVPALLALAVTWIVFQSLNENFLSPRNLSVLSVEIVGTGMVAVGVVFVLLIGEIDLSVGSLAGLSGALFAALNVNHGVPEGLAVFIAVVCGATAGAAHGFVFTKIGVPAFVVTLAGLLAWNGLMLYLLGPESSIGFSQDGLVAELTSRHFGTAAVTYGLAALGTAAYLLVSSHDRRRRGAAGMPYRPMGEIWARTALLAVVAFATVWVLGRFEGMPLALLIFLGVIVASDLLLRRTAYGRQVLALGGGVEAARRAGVDVSRVRISVFLVSGTLAAVGGLFVASRLTSATQVPGSGMLLINAIAAAVIGGTSLFGGRGSTWSALLGVLIIQSIASGMALLGVQPAVQFMITGGVLLIAVVFDALARRAAESRGRA, from the coding sequence ATGGCCGTGAGATGGAAGTGGAGGGGGAGGGGGAGGGGAAGCCGGGCGCGCGCCACCGATAACGCACCCGACGCCGGCCGACGGCCCCACCGGCACCGGTGGTACACCGGACGCCCCAGGGCGTACGCGGACGCGGCGCGCCGCAGACTGCACGAAGGTGACCTCGGCCCGGTCCCGGCCCTGCTCGCTCTCGCCGTGACCTGGATCGTCTTCCAGAGCCTCAACGAGAACTTCCTCTCGCCGCGGAATCTGTCCGTCCTCAGTGTGGAGATCGTCGGGACCGGCATGGTCGCCGTCGGCGTGGTCTTCGTGCTGCTGATCGGCGAGATCGACCTGTCGGTGGGCTCGCTGGCCGGTCTGTCGGGTGCGCTGTTCGCGGCGCTGAACGTGAACCACGGGGTGCCGGAGGGGCTCGCCGTGTTCATCGCGGTGGTCTGCGGCGCGACCGCCGGGGCCGCCCACGGGTTCGTCTTCACCAAGATCGGCGTACCCGCGTTCGTCGTCACCCTCGCCGGCCTGCTGGCCTGGAACGGCCTGATGCTCTATCTGCTGGGGCCGGAGAGCTCCATCGGCTTCAGCCAGGACGGGCTGGTCGCCGAGCTGACCAGCCGCCACTTCGGCACCGCCGCCGTCACCTACGGCCTGGCGGCGCTCGGCACGGCCGCGTACCTCCTCGTCTCCTCCCACGACCGCAGGCGCCGCGGCGCCGCCGGGATGCCGTACCGGCCGATGGGCGAGATCTGGGCGCGTACGGCCCTCCTCGCGGTGGTCGCGTTCGCCACGGTCTGGGTGCTGGGCCGGTTCGAGGGCATGCCGCTGGCGCTCCTGATCTTCCTCGGGGTCATCGTCGCCTCGGACCTCCTGCTGCGCCGCACGGCCTACGGTCGGCAGGTCCTCGCACTGGGCGGCGGTGTGGAGGCGGCCCGGCGGGCCGGCGTCGATGTGTCCCGCGTACGGATCTCGGTGTTCCTGGTGTCGGGAACCCTGGCCGCGGTCGGCGGCCTGTTCGTCGCGTCGCGGCTCACCTCGGCGACCCAGGTCCCGGGCTCCGGCATGCTGCTGATCAACGCCATCGCCGCCGCCGTCATCGGCGGCACCAGCCTCTTCGGCGGCCGCGGCTCGACCTGGTCCGCCCTGCTGGGCGTGCTCATCATCCAGTCCATCGCCTCGGGCATGGCGCTCCTGGGAGTCCAGCCCGCCGTCCAGTTCATGATCACCGGCGGCGTGCTGCTCATCGCGGTGGTCTTCGACGCGCTGGCGCGCCGCGCCGCGGAGTCACGGGGGCGGGCCTGA
- a CDS encoding ATP-binding cassette domain-containing protein produces MVQPLLALRGVSKRFAAIQALVDVELEIRAGEVVALVGDNAAGKSTLIKVISGVGPADKGVIEWEGDPVHIKRPQDAQLLGIAAVYQDLAMCGNLDVVANLFLGREIHRFGILDEVEMERRTRELLRTLSIRIPDVRVPLGTLSGGQRQVVAITRSFLSAPRLLLLDEPTASLGLEQTNQLLDLIEELRDRGAGVLLISHNMGDIKAVADKVAVLRLGRNNGVFDVNTTSQEQIISSITGAVDNTANQRPTSPEEAWP; encoded by the coding sequence GTGGTGCAGCCGCTGCTGGCGTTGCGCGGCGTCTCCAAACGCTTCGCCGCCATCCAGGCGCTGGTGGACGTGGAACTGGAGATCAGGGCCGGGGAGGTGGTCGCCCTGGTGGGCGACAACGCCGCCGGAAAGTCCACCCTGATCAAGGTGATCTCGGGGGTCGGTCCCGCCGACAAGGGCGTCATCGAGTGGGAGGGCGACCCCGTCCACATCAAGCGCCCCCAGGACGCCCAGCTCCTCGGGATCGCGGCCGTCTACCAGGACCTCGCGATGTGCGGCAACCTCGATGTCGTCGCCAATCTCTTCCTCGGCCGGGAGATCCACCGGTTCGGCATCCTCGACGAGGTGGAGATGGAGCGCCGGACCCGCGAGCTGCTGCGCACCCTGTCCATCCGCATCCCCGACGTACGGGTGCCGCTCGGCACCCTGTCCGGCGGCCAGCGGCAGGTCGTCGCGATCACCCGCTCGTTCCTCAGCGCGCCCCGGCTGCTCCTGCTCGACGAGCCCACCGCCTCCCTGGGCCTCGAACAGACCAATCAGCTCCTCGATCTCATCGAGGAGCTGCGCGACCGGGGCGCCGGGGTGCTCCTCATCAGCCACAACATGGGTGACATCAAGGCCGTCGCCGACAAGGTCGCCGTCCTGCGCCTCGGCCGCAACAACGGCGTCTTCGACGTGAACACCACGTCCCAGGAACAGATCATCTCCTCCATCACCGGCGCGGTGGACAACACCGCCAACCAACGCCCGACCAGCCCTGAGGAGGCATGGCCGTGA
- a CDS encoding sugar ABC transporter substrate-binding protein, which yields MGLGVGLRAVKRRSLARVSMAMAVAVGLALTGACGGGGGSGDDSLTVGVLLPGGGASRFGQFDRPLIEKKLKELCPDCPPATVAATAEPAVQRQQLDAMITKGVDVLIVAAVDPKALRSSVEAADRADIPVVAYDRLAQGPISGYVTFDGEIVGRLQAEALLEAMGDKADGGQIVMMNGATTDPNAGWFKRGALSVLEGKVKIGKSYDTVGWRPENAYVNMTGAIAALGAGDIDGVLAANDSLAGAVVSAFSASAVSPPPPVTGQDADLAAVQRILQGDQYMTIYKPYKPAADAAAEMAVALGRGETVDSIATGTVDSPTTEDIPAVLLPSVSVTAGNIEDTLVKDGMYTVDQICTAKFRSACDKAGLTG from the coding sequence ATGGGTCTCGGTGTCGGCCTTCGGGCCGTGAAGCGCAGGTCCCTCGCCCGTGTGTCGATGGCGATGGCAGTAGCCGTCGGCCTGGCCCTGACCGGGGCTTGTGGCGGAGGCGGCGGGAGCGGGGACGACAGTCTCACCGTCGGGGTACTGCTCCCGGGCGGTGGAGCCTCTCGGTTCGGGCAGTTCGACCGGCCCTTGATCGAGAAGAAGCTGAAGGAGCTGTGCCCGGACTGCCCGCCGGCGACCGTCGCCGCCACGGCCGAGCCGGCGGTCCAGCGACAGCAGCTCGACGCCATGATCACCAAAGGTGTGGACGTCCTGATCGTCGCCGCCGTCGACCCCAAGGCGCTGCGCTCGTCGGTCGAGGCCGCGGACCGGGCCGACATCCCGGTCGTCGCCTACGACCGGCTCGCACAGGGCCCCATTTCCGGTTACGTCACCTTCGACGGGGAGATCGTCGGCAGACTTCAGGCCGAGGCCCTCCTGGAGGCCATGGGCGACAAGGCGGACGGCGGCCAGATCGTCATGATGAACGGCGCCACGACCGACCCCAACGCCGGCTGGTTCAAACGGGGAGCCCTGTCCGTCCTCGAAGGCAAGGTGAAGATCGGCAAGTCGTACGACACCGTCGGATGGCGGCCGGAGAACGCCTACGTCAACATGACCGGCGCCATCGCCGCCCTGGGCGCGGGCGACATCGACGGCGTCCTGGCCGCCAACGACAGCCTCGCCGGCGCCGTGGTCTCCGCCTTCAGCGCCAGCGCGGTCAGTCCGCCGCCCCCGGTCACCGGCCAGGACGCCGACCTCGCGGCCGTCCAGCGCATCCTCCAAGGCGACCAGTACATGACCATTTACAAGCCCTACAAGCCCGCGGCCGACGCCGCCGCCGAGATGGCCGTCGCCCTGGGGCGCGGCGAGACGGTCGACTCCATCGCCACCGGCACCGTCGACAGCCCCACCACCGAGGACATCCCGGCGGTCCTGCTCCCGTCGGTCTCGGTGACGGCGGGCAACATCGAGGACACCCTGGTGAAAGACGGTATGTACACCGTCGACCAGATCTGCACCGCGAAGTTCCGGTCCGCCTGTGACAAGGCCGGACTCACCGGATGA